The region TGATTTAGGGCGTAAAGTCAAGATCTCCGCTCCACCAAAAAGAATCGTCTCTATCGCCCCGAGTAATACTGAAATTCTGTACGCGCTAGGGGTTTCAGATAAAATTGTGGGGGTTACTACAGCATGCGATTATCCTTCTCAGGCAAAGCAAAAGGAGAAGGTGGGCGGCGCTGAGCTCAATTTCGAAAAGATTGTAGCCCTATCACCGGATGTGGTATTTGCTGTAGCGAGCCTGCAAAAAACTGCCATTGAAAAGCTCGAGCGGCTTGGAATCACGGTAGTCGCTGTGGATCCCCAGACCCTCGATGATGTCGCAAGGGCGATGGAGCTTATCGGCCGAGCTTCCGGGGCCGATCCGAACAAGGTGAAGGAAGTTGTTGATACATTTCGCCAAAGGAAGAATCGGGTTGAATCTTCAGTCTCAAAACAGGCCAGGTCCAAGAAGGTCAGGGTCTTTGTGGAAATCTGGAATAAACCCCTTATGACCGCCGGGCCCGGGACTTTCATCGATGAAATCATCCGTCTCGCTGGCGGGGAGAATATTGCATTTGATGCTAAGAACCCGTGGCCTCAATTCAGTGAGGAATTGGTGATACAGCGGGACCCGGAAGTCATCTTGCTTACAGGCAACAACCTCGAGGAAGTCATGGGAAGGGCGACCTGGAGGAACATTTCTGCGGTGAAGAATCGCAGGGTATATGAGATCAACCCTGACATCCTGGTAAGACCGGGTCCAAGGCTGGTGGATGGCCTTGAGGAGGTAGCTAGATGCCTGAGAGATATCCGAGCGTCACAGTAAAGCTGCTGTTTGTCACAATCATTCTCGGCGCCTGTCTTTTTGCTGCCGGGCTTGTTTCAATCGTGACCGGGTCGGTCATGATCCCTCCGAAAACGGTGATATCATTGCTTGTCTCGAAGATACTGGGGCATGGGACCAGTCCCGTGCCCCTCGCCTGGCAGACAATCATTATAGAGGTGCGGCTGCCACGTACAGCGCTCGGGGCTATTGTAGGCGCATCCTTATCAGCGGCAGGGGTGACATTTCAAGGCCTGCTTAGAAATCCCCTGGCAGATCCATATATTACAGGAGTATCCAGCGGCGCCGCATTGGGCGCAGTGCTGGCTATTATTACGGGTTTGCCGGTTCTCCTATTAAAGGCCGGGGTGGCCAGGGTCATGAGCGGGGCTATAATACCTATTTTCGCCTTTTTTGGCGGAATGGCTGCAGTATATACGGTCTTAGCTTTGTCCAGGGCGAGGGGCCATATTCCAACAGATACCTTTCTCTTGGCGGGCGTGGTGGTTGGTTCATTCTTCTGGGCAGTGGTCTCTTTCCTCATGACAGTGGCGGGAAGGGCTCTTCATGAAATGATATTCTGGTTGATGGGAAGTCTCTCAAGCAGGACTTGGGGAGATGTGTATATGGTCTTGCCCTGGGCATTAACAGGTTTCGGAATCATGTGGTTCTTTTCCAGAGATCTCAACGTGCTGGCCCTGGGGGAGGAGAGTGCTCTGCAGCTCGGCCTTGACACAGAATTTTTGAAAAAGGTGCTGATCATAGTTGCCTCCATGGTTACGGCGGCTGCGGTAGCGGCAAGCGGAATCATCGGCTTCGTTGGTCTTGTGGTCCCGCATGTGATGAGGCTGCTAATAGGGCCGGATCACAGGGTGTTATTGCCTGGCTCGATCCTAGCAGGCGCAGCCTTTCTTGTGCTGGCGGACACGCTGGCCAGGGTTCTGATCGCGCCGACAGAGATACCGGTAGGCATAATAACCTCCATGGCCGGAGGCCCATTCTTTCTCTATTTGTTGCGGAGGCGAAAAGCCAATGTTACTTACGGTTGATGGTATTGAATGCACTTACGACGAGCACCCAGCCTTGATGGACGTTTCCCTGTCTATCAAGTCTCATACAGTTACAGGTATAATCGGCCCGAATGGTTCAGGGAAGTCGACCTTGCTCCGTGCGATGAGCCGGGCTCTACGACCGAAGGTGGGGACCTGTCTTCTTGATGGCAAAGATCTTTACAAGATGCCTGGAAATCGCGTTGCCAGGTCTATTTCGGTCGTGCCCCAAAACGGCGCCCCGTCATTCCCTTTTACAGTGATGGAAATGGTGCTTATGGGGAGGACTCCTTATCTTCGTCGGCTGGAATTTGAGCGGCCTGAGGATATCGAGATTTCAATGCGCGCTATGCGCCGAACAGGCGTCCTTGATTATGCGAATAGGCCGGTGACCACCCTCAGCAGCGGAGAAAGACAGCGGGTCCTGATTGCCCGGGCGCTGGCCCAGGAACCTCGAGTTTTCCTGCTGGATGAACCGACATCTCATCTGGATATGAAATACCAGGTAGAGATCATGGATCTGATTTCCCAGTTAGCGCGCCAGGATGGGCTCGCGTGCGGTGTCGTGCTCCACGATATCAATCTTGCAGCCAGGTATTGTGACGAACTGATCATGTTGGAAAGCGGAAGAGTATACCGGTCTGGGACGCCATGGGAGGTCCTTACACCAGATAATATCAGAGAGGTATATGGCGTCGAGGCCTTAGTGATGAAGCATCCGGTGTTTGACTGCCCTTTGGTTATAGCAGTTGGCGCCGGCGGTGATAAAGAGGGTCGGTAATGACCTTTGCTCCGGCTACTGCAGATCCCTGCATAGCCCACAGCAACCTTTCGGCTACTATGGACCATTACGGAACCTGCAATAACCTTGACTCGACTGTCATGAGTCCCTTAGAAGCCCGTGACAATCTCTCGACTGCCACGAACCTCCAGTTAAAGAATTCTAAGGACTCATAGAACTCAAGAACCTGCGGAACCCATGACAATCTTAGCCCGACCACTGCGCATCTCTTTTGAGCCTGCGACAATCTCAAAAGCCTTCAACTGCCGCAGACCCTTACAAGACAGGCAGTGATCTGCGCGCCGGCTGCCACAGACCGTATAGTGTTGGCCTGTGACAACCTTTGCTCGACCATCACAAGCCCCGATCCGACGGAGCCTGTGATGATCTTCGCTCGGCCATTACCGACCCTGCGTTATTATAGTTGCCACTCTTGCAGGATCATATTCATGAGATGTCGTAAGTAAGATATGGAAACAATAGATCTGCATGGCATGGTAAAAAGCATTGAGGGGGTAAAATTTATGAAGAATGAGCCAAGGGACGAAGGCGCGGTCTTGGCAAAAATCGACGAAGCATTGAAGGCAGCTCGCGCGGATTTCGTCGAAATTCGTTTGGAAGAGAGTGAGACGACTCGTATATCGTTTCGCGGACAGCTGCTGGACGAGATTGGCGCCCTTTCTTCGTTTGGCGGTTGCGTCCGCGCCCTGGTAAGAGGAGGCTGGGGATTTGTCTCCTTTGACGGACTAGACGATCTCGCGGAAAGGGTGCGGGACGCCTGCAATTACGCTCGGCTCGTGAACGGGGAAAGAGTAGACCTTGCGCCTGTGGAGCCTGTGGTGGATAATGTCAAGTTGAATCTCACATCCGATCCCAGGGCTGTGTCTCTCTCTGAGAAAAAGAGGCTCTTATCAGACTATAACCAGATCATGATCGAGTTCAGCCCCGAGATTCAGACGACCATGGTCGCGTATCTGGATTCCTACAAGAAGAAATACTATGCTACTTCTGAGGGATCCAGAATTATCCAAGAAAGTAGCAATATGGGCGCCAACTTCGTCGCTATTGCGAGAAGGCAAGACACTGTTCAGCAATGTTTCGCGACGGCAGGTGGCATCACGGGATTTGATTCCATGCGAGGTCTCGAATCCAGAGCCGAAGATGTGGCCCGCAGGGCTGTGGAGATGTTGGATGCGAGGCCTGTAACTGGAGGCAAGTATACAGTGGTCATTGATCCGGGCCTGGCCGGGGTTTTCATCCATGAAGCATTCGGCCACTTGAGCGAATCTGATTTCCTATATGAGAACGAGAGATTGAAGGGGATTATGACGCTTGGAAGGCGCTTTGGATCGGATATTCTAAATGTATTCGATGGCGCTGCCATCCCCGGGCATCGTGGTTCGTACAAGTATGACGATGAAGGGGTCGCGGCACAGAAGACTTATCTCATAAAGGATGGCATTTTGGTAGGTCGCCTTCATTCAAGGGAAACGGCAGGAAAGATGGGAGAGCGTCCCACTGGAAACGCCAGGGCCATAAACTACCGCCACCGGCCCATTGTCCGTATGACAAACACTGCCATCGAGGGTGGAACCACGAGCTTTCATGACATGATATCGGATATAAAGGAAGGTATATATGCCATAGAAGCTTATGGAGGCCAGACGGCAGCGGAGATGTTCACCTTCAGCGCCATGGAGGCATTTATGATCCGGGATGGAAAGATCGCGGAGAGAGTAAGAGATGTGGTCCTTACTGGGAATGTCTTTGAGACTCTGAAGAATATTGAATGCATAGGCAATGACTTCGCCTGGAAAGATGGCGGCGTCGGAGGATGTGGCAAAGGTGGGCAATTTCCGCTCCCTGTCGCAGATGGAGGACCCCATGTCAGAATTCGAGATGTAGTAGTTGGAGGTGGACAAAAGAATGGATAAGATCCTGCAAATGGCTCTTAAGGAAGCAGATGCGGCCGAGGTCTTTTTCATCGATAGAATCATGGAGCCAGTCATCTTTGAGTCAAATCGCGTGAAGGCCGTGGAAAGAAAGCAGGTGCGGGGCTTGGGTTTGCGGGTGATCCGCGAAGGGAGGATCGGGTTTTCGTCTACGAGTCGTTTAGATGACCCCGAAAAAGTCGTAAAAGATGCGGTCGCGGCGAGTGAGTTTTCCGACCCGACGAATCTCGAGTTTGGTCTCGCTAAGCCCCCGGCATCGTCTCCGAAGGTCGAGGACTCTGAAATCCAGAATCTCACTGTTGAGGATCTAGTCTCTGAAGGGCAGAAGATGATAAAGATGGTCCTCGGCGATTTCCCCGAGGCCAAATGCGATGGAGAATTCAGCAAGGAGATAACCAGGATATCGCACATGAATTCTGCCGGGATGAGCTTTTCGTATTTAAAAACCGAAATCTCGGGCGGGCTGGAGGTTACTTTGGCTTCTGAGGGGGATATTTTGAATGTCTATAATTTCAACGCATCAGCCAGGCGTGATGTACCTTTTGAGGATATGGCTGGCGACATTGTAAAGCGCCTCCATATGTCTCAGAGAATAGCTGCCATGAAGACTGGTCATTTTCCTGTGATCTTTACGCCGCGGGCCATTGTCTTCCTCCTTGCCAGCCTGAATCCCGCATTCAATGGCAAGATTGTACTCCAGGGGGCATCTCCCCTCCGTGATAAATTGGGGAAGAAGGTATTCGATGAACAGCTGACAGTATATGATGATGGCACCCTGGATTATGGATCGGGCAGTTATCCTGTGGATGATGAGGGCGTCCCGACGAACCGGACCCCTTTGATAGAGAGGGGGGTTGTGTGTAATTTCATTTATGACCTTAAGACAGCTAGCCTCGCGGGAACTAGGAGCACTGGAAATGGCTTCAGGATATCGCGCAATGGAGGATGGTCCTTTGAAAGCCAACCTTCTCCTTCATCGACCAATTTGGTGATAGAGCCTGGTGATGCTTCTCTTGAGGAGATGATATCATGGGTCGAGGAGGGCCTCTTAGTGGATCAGGTCCTCGGCGCAGGCCAGGGGAATGTTCTCTCAGGCGCTTTCTCAATGAACGTGCATCTTGGTTTCAAAATCGATCATGGGAAGATCTCCGGTCGAGTCAAGAACACCATGATCTCGGGCAATTTGCTGGAGTCGCTGCAAAGGATCGAGGCGATCTCTGATGCATCAGAATGGGCTATGGGGCCATATAAGGTTCCTGCAATAATGCTCGGGAATGTGGGGGTGGCAACGGGAGCATAGCCGGGTGACGACGGGAGTGTAGCAGGGGATGGTGATGCTGTTCCATCGGATGCAGCCTGGCGGCAATGGGTTGCGACGGTATCCCTTCCGCTGGACGCGGCCTTGCTGAGAGGCCGCTCAGTGATCCGAGGCCCCCGGGTAGTAAGGCCTCGGATCAATGCCAGCTTCAGGGATACCGTCGCTCCCCTGGCCTCCAAGTGTCGGATCAATGGCCCTGGGACGGTATCACCCACCCCCCGGATGACCGGTCCCTCGGTTGCAGGATGGCCTGGGGCCAATACCGCCGCGAGGAGTATCCCGCTCACCGTGCCGTCATATTCAATTTGGGTCTGTGTAAAATTGGATCCCCAGCACTCCCGGACCTGTATGGGTGCAAATCACGGGCCCGAGTTCATAGAGATCATAATGGAGATCCGGGAGACGGCCCTTGAGTGTCTCTACCAGGGCCTGCGCCTTCTCATAGGCGTCTCCAAAAACGATGGCAACAGGGCTGACTTTACGGCCTGCAATTTCACTAGCTATCTTTTCAATGATATGATCCAGTGCCCTGCGTTCGGTACGAACTTTCTCGAGCACGTCAATCCTTCCATCCCTGAATGTCAGGATGGGTTTGATCTGGAGTGCAGATCCGATCAGGGCCTGAGCTCCACCGATTCTGCCTCCCTTGTACAGATACATCAAATCGGAGAC is a window of Bacillota bacterium DNA encoding:
- a CDS encoding TldD/PmbA family protein, translated to MDKILQMALKEADAAEVFFIDRIMEPVIFESNRVKAVERKQVRGLGLRVIREGRIGFSSTSRLDDPEKVVKDAVAASEFSDPTNLEFGLAKPPASSPKVEDSEIQNLTVEDLVSEGQKMIKMVLGDFPEAKCDGEFSKEITRISHMNSAGMSFSYLKTEISGGLEVTLASEGDILNVYNFNASARRDVPFEDMAGDIVKRLHMSQRIAAMKTGHFPVIFTPRAIVFLLASLNPAFNGKIVLQGASPLRDKLGKKVFDEQLTVYDDGTLDYGSGSYPVDDEGVPTNRTPLIERGVVCNFIYDLKTASLAGTRSTGNGFRISRNGGWSFESQPSPSSTNLVIEPGDASLEEMISWVEEGLLVDQVLGAGQGNVLSGAFSMNVHLGFKIDHGKISGRVKNTMISGNLLESLQRIEAISDASEWAMGPYKVPAIMLGNVGVATGA
- a CDS encoding TldD/PmbA family protein, whose protein sequence is MKNEPRDEGAVLAKIDEALKAARADFVEIRLEESETTRISFRGQLLDEIGALSSFGGCVRALVRGGWGFVSFDGLDDLAERVRDACNYARLVNGERVDLAPVEPVVDNVKLNLTSDPRAVSLSEKKRLLSDYNQIMIEFSPEIQTTMVAYLDSYKKKYYATSEGSRIIQESSNMGANFVAIARRQDTVQQCFATAGGITGFDSMRGLESRAEDVARRAVEMLDARPVTGGKYTVVIDPGLAGVFIHEAFGHLSESDFLYENERLKGIMTLGRRFGSDILNVFDGAAIPGHRGSYKYDDEGVAAQKTYLIKDGILVGRLHSRETAGKMGERPTGNARAINYRHRPIVRMTNTAIEGGTTSFHDMISDIKEGIYAIEAYGGQTAAEMFTFSAMEAFMIRDGKIAERVRDVVLTGNVFETLKNIECIGNDFAWKDGGVGGCGKGGQFPLPVADGGPHVRIRDVVVGGGQKNG
- a CDS encoding cobalamin-binding protein; amino-acid sequence: MAGCRFLINLSSVVKKKGCEASMRRFMKHGFGDIHADRFTLKLLWFALILILAIVPVIWSIQGVQAIADSEPQSFPCTITDDLGRKVKISAPPKRIVSIAPSNTEILYALGVSDKIVGVTTACDYPSQAKQKEKVGGAELNFEKIVALSPDVVFAVASLQKTAIEKLERLGITVVAVDPQTLDDVARAMELIGRASGADPNKVKEVVDTFRQRKNRVESSVSKQARSKKVRVFVEIWNKPLMTAGPGTFIDEIIRLAGGENIAFDAKNPWPQFSEELVIQRDPEVILLTGNNLEEVMGRATWRNISAVKNRRVYEINPDILVRPGPRLVDGLEEVARCLRDIRASQ
- a CDS encoding iron chelate uptake ABC transporter family permease subunit, which encodes MPERYPSVTVKLLFVTIILGACLFAAGLVSIVTGSVMIPPKTVISLLVSKILGHGTSPVPLAWQTIIIEVRLPRTALGAIVGASLSAAGVTFQGLLRNPLADPYITGVSSGAALGAVLAIITGLPVLLLKAGVARVMSGAIIPIFAFFGGMAAVYTVLALSRARGHIPTDTFLLAGVVVGSFFWAVVSFLMTVAGRALHEMIFWLMGSLSSRTWGDVYMVLPWALTGFGIMWFFSRDLNVLALGEESALQLGLDTEFLKKVLIIVASMVTAAAVAASGIIGFVGLVVPHVMRLLIGPDHRVLLPGSILAGAAFLVLADTLARVLIAPTEIPVGIITSMAGGPFFLYLLRRRKANVTYG
- a CDS encoding ABC transporter ATP-binding protein, yielding MLLTVDGIECTYDEHPALMDVSLSIKSHTVTGIIGPNGSGKSTLLRAMSRALRPKVGTCLLDGKDLYKMPGNRVARSISVVPQNGAPSFPFTVMEMVLMGRTPYLRRLEFERPEDIEISMRAMRRTGVLDYANRPVTTLSSGERQRVLIARALAQEPRVFLLDEPTSHLDMKYQVEIMDLISQLARQDGLACGVVLHDINLAARYCDELIMLESGRVYRSGTPWEVLTPDNIREVYGVEALVMKHPVFDCPLVIAVGAGGDKEGR